A section of the Oscarella lobularis chromosome 15, ooOscLobu1.1, whole genome shotgun sequence genome encodes:
- the LOC136196427 gene encoding uncharacterized protein, translating into MFSKVAFVVSIACGLEIWPEAEVPNDAPWTKNTGVFKLNDEMAEAVLPDPRCCCESALIGDELHLFGGCTNSGTYLFPRHEIWTVNIREEKKWIRCFAEGKTIPPPCTGAQGVVINGIIYSYGGEKKGYKDYLGEVFGLDPKKMKWIHVTTPMHEKKPWQRSFCCLWAIGERMIMFGGWSEDIPQDRLQLGAQSNEPVNNEIYEFVFEQGREKGHWVDVELSGGRPKPRAYAAVETIDQYRGLLHGGCDNEKSLDDAFVIDLREKKWICIDFLPKPSARFSHRMCQLSKTGFEEKNCFFLISGKSRSKFSDHAYILDLDKGKSYVFFSTRTIAPISYHTLHCLSIRDGSSQIIVTGGKDWNDRFREIFVSLSLDQSNEEYIRIESQILPPFDLILTTLKNDLRKFDKTLEKLRSEMISERLQWEERCHTLEEEKKILIEQQYLYDRFRIRFSRLLCFCRIELETRSHEIAISQRNYDAERTDWEAQRRDLQKEISDLSQKLQATKKNELETVQNSLPRFNNTKIAQKSQPACPITSCEADVDREVTDEELQRLAPKLIDKWKEVSRRLPGDKESEAALEMKHRSNPNELVYSMLDSWHNFNGCDSTVRSICIALVRRPVIHRRAAEEVFGVHAVRQCGLTSSIREQTSHFFAVS; encoded by the exons ATGTTTTCCAAAGTCGCTTTTGTCGTTTCTATTGCCTGCGGGCTTGAGATATGGCCGGAGGCCGAGGTGCCGAACGATGCTCCTTGGACAAAGAATACCG GAGTTTTTAAATTGAACGACGAGATGGCTGAAGCCGTATTACCTGATCCTCGATGTTGTTGCGAAAGTGCGTTGATTGGGGATGAATTACATCTCTTCGGGGGATGTACTAACAGTGGAACGTATCTTTTCCCCCGCCACGAGATCTGGACTGTTAATAtccgagaagagaagaaatggattCGTTGTTTCGCCGAAGGAAAGACAATTCCTCCGCCATGCACAGGAGCACAGGGCGTGGTCATAAATGGGATCATCTATTCGTACGGgggagagaagaaaggctACAAGGATTATCTGGGAGAGGTGTTTGGTTTGGAtccaaagaaaatgaaatggatTCACGTAACCACGCCCATGCATGAAAAGaaaccatggcaacgctCCTTCTGCTGTTTGTGGGCCATTGGAGAGAGAatgatcatgtttgggggaTGGAGCGAAGACATTCCTCAAGATCGTCTCCAATTAGGAGCACAATCCAATGAGCCTGTGAATAATGAGATTTATGAATTTGTGTTTGAGcagggaagagaaaaag GACATTGGGTGGATGTTGAATTAAGTGGGGGAAGACCAAAACCACGTGCTTATGCTGCTGTGGAAACGATTGATCAATATCGAGGATTACTCCACGGAGGATGTGATAATGAGAAATCATTAGATGATGCatttgtgattgatttgagagaaaag AAGTGGATTTGCATCGATTTCCTTCCCAAGCCATCTGCTCGATTTAGTCACAGAATGTGTCAATTATCAAAAACaggatttgaagaaaaaaattgcttttttCTCATCAGCGGGAAAAGTCGAAGCAAGTTTTCAGACCACGCTTACATTCTTGACTTGGACAAAGGAAAATCTTACGTA TTTTTCTCAACCCGGACAATAGCACCAATCTCGTATCACACTCTCCATTGCTTGTCGATTCGAGATGGATCTTCTCAGATTATTGTCACTGGTGGGAAGGACTGGAATGATAGGTTTAGAGAAATATTTGTGTCACTCAGTCTTG atcaATCAAACGAAGAGTACATAAGAATTGAGTCTCAAATACTGCCACCATTTGATCTCATTTTAACTACGTTAAAAAATGATCTCCGAAAATTTGACAAAACATTGGAAAAATTGAG GTCAGAAATGATTTCTGAAAG ACTTCAGTGGGAAGAACGGTGCCATACCttggaggaagaaaagaaaatattgaTAGAACAGCAGTATTTATACGATCGATTTAGAATACGATTTTCAAGACTTCTCTGCTTTTGTAGAATTGAACTGGAGACCCGCTCCCATGAAATTGCTATTTCTCAAAGAAATTATGACGCTGAGAG AACTGACTGGGAAGCTCAACGCCGAGATCTGCAAAAAGAGATATCAGACCTCAGTCAAAAACTTCAAGCCACGAAAAA AAATGAATTAGAAACGGTCCAGAATTCTCTTCCACGATTTAATAACACAAAAATTGCCCAAAAGTCTCAACCAGCTT GTCCTATTACTTCATGCGAGgctgacgtcgatcgagaggTGACGGACGAAGAGCTTCAGCGATTGGCTCCAAAACTCATTGACAAATGGAAAGaggtttctcgtcgattgcCAGGAGACAAAGAGAGCGAGGCAGCTTTGGAAATGAAGCACAGGAGCAACCCCAATGAACTTGTCTACTCTATGCTGGACAGCTGGCACAATTTCAATGGGTGTGACTCAACGGTGAGGAGCATCTGTATAGCTCTCGTTAGACGTCCTGTCATTCATCGGCGCGCTGCAGAAGAAGTCTTTGGAGTTCATGCTGTTCGACAG tgTGGGTTGACGTCAAGTATCCGGGAACAGACTTCTCATTTCTTCGCCGTTTCCTAG
- the LOC136196426 gene encoding uncharacterized protein — MKSSAESPETRRGHESALIGDEVHLFGGENCKGYYFPRNEIWTCNVQDEKKWIRRCARGTNIPPPCIGARCVVINGIMYSYGGEKEDGRRLGEMFGLNLRKMIWLEICTPTYERKPWQRSHCCLWAIGERLIMFGGLSDDIPPDRLQNKAQYNRGGNNEIYEFVLDEEIETGCWLDLELSGIKPLPRFDAAVETVDQHRGILHGGNSGLNYFDDAFMIDLEDKKWISIEFLPKPCARSAHRLCRLAKKGFESRNCFLMIGGSKTLLSDSGHIIDFDRRKSYKIEMTPDVAPVWLHTLHCISTEDGSAYVILSGGQSGKECKPIIRTIALGPSNKSYMKIESLLFAESASIQSSSEGDGDSDREVQQLMERMSQGIFETMRAKAQAHREKFEALQAEMSELASRHSVLKRQYDSQRMSLRAIEEESRRQVLKLQAEKMKLASRCQTLKDECQFLQAERDDMITEFQADRQFFDSQRRDFESQRRDFEFQRRDFESRFQVLETQRQTLQDSLDESRRNLDQYFQVLSISPQQIQLSKDKLGTGSYADVFIGVWHGMEVAVKKFHVIITSERTIPFFRSEVFTASRLHHPNIVRLFGAMMKPGLSFQIVSELLEGSVSELMDAALSSGTYLSIYEQLSIAAEMTSAIAYMHELLPCPYVHGDIRSTNVLVTRDMKAKVSDLGAAHLLGSSESTGPLSPNYVAPERKAPTSGRSSLPSDVYSLGVTLIEIFTGVAPVPEERSSQLSRMMNRARLHMVCSRMIAGEANIGNRPTSGQCLTILKNEIDDCIGHGSRPIKRLVKGKFEGEGTNRHHKVTLFDVYM, encoded by the exons ATGAAGTCATCCGCTGAATCCCCAGAGACTCGACGTGGACACGAAAGTGCAttgatcggcgacgaagtgCATCTGTTCGGTGGCGAGAATTGCAAAGGGTATTATTTCCCTCGAAACGAAATCTGGACTTGTAATGTCCAGgacgaaaagaaatggattcGTCGTTGCGCCCGAGGAACGAATATTCCTCCACCCTGCATCGGAGCGCGATGCGTCGTCATCAATGGTATCATGTATTCGTACggaggagaaaaggaagatGGGCGTCGTCTGGGAGAGATGTTCGGTTTGAATCTGAGGAAAATGATTTGGTTGGAAATATGCACGCCTACGTATGAAAGAAAACCATGGCAGCGCTCTCACTGCTGCTTATGGGCCATTGGCGAGCGATTGATTATGTTTGGAGGATTGAGTGATGACATTCCTCCTGATCGTCTTCAAAACAAAGCACAGTACAATCGAGGAGGGAATAATGAGATTTACGAATTCGTGTTggacgaagaaatagaaacaG gttgTTGGTTAGATTTGGAATTAAGTGGTATTAAACCTCTACCACGTTTTGATGCTGCCGTGGAAACGGTCGACCAACATCGTGGAATTCTGCATGGAGGAAATTCTGgattgaattattttgacGATGCTTTCATGATTGATTTAGAAGATAAA AAATGGATCTCCATTGAGTTCCTTCCTAAACCATGTGCTAGATCGGCGCACAGATTGTGCAGATTAGCGAAAAAAGGATTTGAATCAAGGAACTGCTTCCTCATGATCGGTGGTTCTAAGACTCTACTTTCAGACAGCGGTCACATCATTGATTTTGATAGGAGAAAGTCCTACAAG ATTGAAATGACTCCGGATGTGGCACCAGTCTGGCTTCACACCCTTCACTGCATAAGCACTGAAGACGGGTCTGCCTACGTCATTCTTTCTGGTGGCCAGTCAGGAAAAGAATGCAAGCCAATAATTAGAACAATCGCACTTG GTCCGTCAAACAAATCTTACATGAAAATTGAATCTCTCCTTTTTGCCGAATCAGCATCCATTCAATCTTCATCTGAAGGAGATGGAGATAGCGATCGAGAGGTTCAGCAACTAATGGAAAGAATGAG TCAAGGAATTTTTGAAACAATGAGAGCTAAAGCTCAAGCTCACAG agaaaaatttgagGCTCTTCAAGCTGAAAT GTCTGAGCTGGCTTCTCGCCACAGTGTTCTTAAAAGGCAATATGATAGCCAGCG AATGAGCTTACGAgctattgaagaagaaagcagaaGACAGGTTTTGAAGCTTCAAGCGGAAAA AATGAAACTCGCATCTCGGTGCCAGACTCTCAAAGATGAATGCCAATTTCTGCAAGCGGAAAG AGACGACATGATTACTGAGTTTCAGGCTGATCGtcaattctttgattctcaacgTCGAGATTTTGAATCTCAACGTCgagattttgaatttcagCGTCGAGATTTTGAATCTCGATTTCAAGTTCTAGAAACGCAGCGTCAAACACTCCAAGACTCGCTGGACGAATCGCGACGCAATCTCGACCAATATTTTCAAGTTCTCAGCATTAGCCCGCAACAAATTCAGTTGTCTAAAGACAAACTAGGAACAGGATCCTACGCAG ACGTGTTCATCGGCGTTTGGCACGGGATGGAAGTGGCCGTGAAAAAGTTCCACGTTATTATCACAAGCGAAAGAACGATTCCCTTCTTCCGAAGCGAAGTTTTCACAGCCAGTCGACTCCATCACCCCAACATCGTGCGACTGTTCGGCGCAATGATGAAACCAGGCCTATCATTTCAAATCGTATCCGAATTACTCGAGGGGTCGGTGAGCGAATTGATGGATGCCGCTCTTTCGTCCGGCACCTATCTTTCCATTTACGAGCAACTTTCAATTGCCGCCGAGATGACTTCCGCTATTGCCTACATGCACGAGCTCCTTCCCTGTCCATACGTTCACGGCGAcattcgttcgacgaacgtgCTGGTAACGAGGGATATGAAAGCGAAGGTATCCGATTTAGGAGCAGCTCATCTCTTGGGCAGCTCCGAATCGACGGGTCCTCTCAGTCCCAATTATGTCGCTCCAGAACGAAAGGCTCCCACGTCGGGACGCAGTTCGTTGCCTAGCGACGTGTACAGTCTAGGCGTTACGttgattgaaatatttaCTGGCGTGGCTCCCGTTCCCGAGGAGAGAAGTAGTCAGCTGAGCCGGATGATGAATCGAGCTCGTTTGCACATGGTATGCTCGAGAATGATTGCTGGTGAAGCCAATATAGGAAATCGTCCGACGAGTGGGCAGTGTCTtacgattttgaaaaatgaGATCGATGATTGCATTGGGCATGGATCTCGACCAATAAAGCGATTAGTAAAGGGAAAGTTTGAGGGAGAAGGAACGAATCGTCATCACAAAGTGACGTTATTCGACGTCTATATGTAG